One Syntrophorhabdaceae bacterium genomic window carries:
- a CDS encoding HAD-IA family hydrolase, with amino-acid sequence MTAKNKNDVECVIYDCDGVLFDSLDANRRLYNKIAAATGRGELSPAELQYCHTHTVYEAIRHLFPGDAGKEKQALEVLKNVDFREFIVFLKMEPNLIETLEGLKKRGIKRAICTNRTTSMKHVVEKFCLAPYFDMVVTALDVEHPKPHPSAVEKILQELGVEKERVFFLGDSEVDRETAVSAGVRFISYKNCE; translated from the coding sequence ATGACGGCAAAGAACAAGAATGATGTGGAGTGCGTGATCTATGATTGCGACGGCGTGCTTTTCGATTCCCTCGATGCGAACCGCCGGCTCTACAATAAGATAGCCGCGGCAACAGGCAGGGGAGAGCTGAGCCCGGCCGAACTGCAGTACTGCCACACTCACACGGTCTATGAGGCGATACGCCACCTCTTTCCGGGAGATGCCGGGAAGGAGAAGCAGGCGCTCGAAGTGTTAAAGAACGTCGACTTCAGGGAATTCATCGTCTTTCTCAAGATGGAGCCTAATCTTATCGAGACCCTGGAGGGGCTGAAAAAAAGAGGGATCAAGAGGGCCATTTGTACCAACCGGACCACCTCTATGAAGCATGTGGTCGAAAAATTTTGCCTTGCACCTTATTTTGACATGGTGGTCACTGCCCTCGACGTGGAGCATCCGAAACCGCACCCGAGCGCAGTCGAAAAGATCCTCCAGGAATTGGGGGTGGAAAAGGAGCGCGTGTTTTTTCTCGGAGATTCGGAGGTGGATCGGGAGACCGCCGTCAGTGCGGGCGTCCGGTTTATCTCTTATAAGAATTGTGAGA
- a CDS encoding HAD family hydrolase, protein MISVSIPGWGDLDIEYLVVDYNGTCAFDGKLKEGVKDIMEKVSRYIKVFIITSDSYGNIDNEGNTIGFSVIKVGKDQSGKEKARIIKELGPEKVVAIGNGANDAMMLKEAALGIGVIGEEGCNALIIKEADLVVKNVVDAFGIVLHPERLVATLRD, encoded by the coding sequence ATGATCAGTGTTTCCATTCCAGGCTGGGGAGACCTCGATATAGAGTATTTGGTGGTGGACTATAACGGAACATGCGCCTTCGACGGAAAGTTGAAAGAAGGCGTGAAAGACATAATGGAAAAAGTCTCGCGTTACATCAAGGTATTTATCATTACCTCCGACAGTTACGGAAACATCGACAACGAGGGGAATACCATAGGCTTCAGCGTGATCAAGGTCGGAAAAGACCAGAGCGGCAAAGAGAAGGCGAGAATCATCAAGGAGCTGGGACCTGAAAAGGTGGTCGCCATAGGGAACGGGGCAAACGATGCGATGATGCTCAAGGAAGCGGCCCTCGGCATTGGAGTCATAGGGGAAGAAGGATGTAATGCCCTTATCATAAAAGAAGCAGACCTTGTGGTCAAGAATGTAGTCGATGCCTTCGGTATCGTGCTCCATCCGGAAAGACTGGTTGCCACACTCAGAGACTAG
- the secA gene encoding preprotein translocase subunit SecA, whose translation MIGTILKKIVGTKNERELKRIQPQVEQARTFEEGLRTLSDSELQAKTPYFKERLAQGEDLDSLLPEAFAVVREVAGRTVGMRHFDSQLIGGIVLHEGKIAEMATGEGKTLVATLPVYLNALSGLGVHVVTVNDYLAKRDAQWMGPIYNFLGLSVDTVVHGLDDDERKVAYGCDVTYGTNNEFGFDYLRDNMKYSIDECAQREFNYAIVDEVDSILIDEARTPLIISGPAEESTDKYYKINRIIYQLKQEKDFMIDEKAKSAYLTEDGVAKIEKLIRIENLYDPKYVDFLHHVNQALKAHHLFKRDVDYIVKEGQVIIVDEFTGRLMPGRRYSDGIHQALEAKENVKIERENQTLATVTFQNYFRMYKKLSGMTGTADTEAVEFKKIYNLDVMVIPTNKPLIRVNSPDTVFRTEKEKFKAVIEELEEHYKSGKPVLVGTLSIDKSEKVSEMLKRKGVAHHVLNAKIHEREAEIVAQAGRLKAITISTNMAGRGTDILLGGNPQSLALAMAKGQTGTEEYNQALEKARKICEKEKEEVIKLGGLHILGTERHESRRIDNQLRGRAGRQGDPGSSRFYVSLEDEIMRLFGSDKVSPMLAKLGMKEDMPIEHPFITKAIENAQTRVEGHNFEIRKYLLEYDNVMNKQRETVYGMRREIMKDSDIKERILDMMDEVCEEIVFECAPEKVYPEEWDLVSLRNRVYEAFFFHIDIDLPSVKDLTREGLYDRVREKVAAVYEAKEKTFGEEDLRAIGHFITLNSLDNHWKEHLLALDHLKEGIGLRGYGQKDPLREYQRESYELFIEMLDQVKYDTVKKMFAVQPARGEELTYEEPVMFTNKGGEPDISEKEKKIGRNDPCPCGSGRKYKRCCGK comes from the coding sequence ATGATCGGTACAATTCTAAAGAAAATCGTAGGCACAAAGAACGAAAGGGAGCTTAAGAGGATTCAGCCCCAGGTAGAGCAGGCCCGCACCTTTGAGGAGGGGCTCAGGACGCTTTCCGACAGCGAGCTTCAGGCGAAAACTCCCTATTTCAAAGAGAGGCTCGCACAAGGGGAAGACCTCGACTCCCTTCTCCCCGAAGCCTTTGCCGTAGTCAGGGAAGTGGCGGGACGGACCGTGGGAATGAGGCATTTTGACTCCCAGTTGATCGGAGGCATCGTGCTTCACGAGGGGAAGATCGCCGAAATGGCCACAGGCGAAGGCAAGACGCTCGTAGCCACCCTGCCCGTATACCTCAATGCCCTGTCGGGCCTCGGCGTCCACGTGGTGACGGTAAACGATTACCTTGCAAAAAGAGATGCCCAGTGGATGGGCCCCATTTATAACTTTCTGGGACTTTCCGTGGATACCGTGGTTCACGGCCTCGACGACGACGAGAGGAAGGTCGCCTACGGCTGCGATGTAACCTATGGGACGAACAATGAGTTCGGTTTCGATTACCTCCGGGACAACATGAAGTACAGCATCGATGAATGCGCCCAGAGGGAATTCAACTATGCCATCGTGGATGAGGTAGACAGCATCCTCATCGACGAGGCGAGGACGCCGCTTATCATTTCAGGCCCCGCGGAAGAATCTACGGATAAGTATTACAAGATCAATCGCATCATCTACCAGTTGAAGCAAGAGAAAGACTTCATGATAGATGAGAAGGCGAAGAGCGCGTACCTCACTGAAGACGGGGTTGCCAAGATCGAGAAGCTCATCCGGATCGAGAACCTTTACGATCCGAAATATGTCGATTTTCTCCACCATGTAAACCAGGCGCTCAAGGCCCACCACCTGTTCAAGCGCGATGTGGATTATATCGTCAAGGAAGGCCAGGTCATCATTGTCGACGAGTTCACCGGAAGGCTCATGCCGGGCAGACGCTACAGCGACGGGATTCACCAGGCCCTGGAGGCGAAAGAGAACGTCAAGATCGAGCGGGAGAACCAGACCCTCGCCACCGTGACCTTTCAGAATTACTTCAGGATGTATAAGAAGCTTTCAGGCATGACAGGCACCGCGGATACGGAGGCGGTGGAGTTCAAGAAGATCTATAACCTCGACGTCATGGTCATACCCACCAATAAGCCACTCATACGGGTAAACTCTCCCGACACTGTGTTCAGGACTGAGAAAGAGAAATTCAAGGCCGTAATCGAAGAGCTTGAGGAGCATTATAAGAGCGGCAAGCCGGTACTTGTGGGAACCCTCTCCATCGATAAGTCGGAGAAAGTTTCGGAGATGCTCAAGAGAAAAGGCGTGGCCCATCACGTTTTGAATGCGAAGATTCACGAGAGGGAAGCGGAGATCGTGGCCCAGGCAGGCCGTCTCAAGGCGATCACCATCTCCACGAATATGGCCGGTAGAGGGACCGACATCCTTCTGGGCGGCAACCCCCAGTCTCTCGCACTGGCCATGGCAAAGGGGCAGACGGGGACAGAGGAATATAATCAGGCCCTGGAAAAGGCCCGGAAAATCTGTGAAAAAGAGAAGGAAGAGGTAATAAAGCTCGGTGGCCTCCATATCCTCGGCACGGAAAGGCATGAATCGAGGCGAATCGACAACCAGTTGAGGGGGCGGGCGGGCCGTCAGGGCGATCCCGGCTCTTCGCGGTTTTACGTCTCTCTCGAAGATGAGATCATGAGGCTTTTCGGATCGGACAAGGTATCCCCCATGCTCGCGAAGCTTGGCATGAAAGAGGATATGCCCATAGAGCACCCTTTTATCACGAAAGCCATTGAAAACGCCCAGACGAGGGTGGAAGGCCATAACTTCGAGATCAGGAAATACCTCCTCGAATATGACAACGTGATGAACAAACAGCGCGAGACAGTCTACGGCATGCGCAGGGAGATCATGAAAGACAGCGATATCAAGGAGCGTATCCTTGATATGATGGATGAGGTCTGCGAAGAGATCGTCTTTGAATGCGCCCCCGAAAAGGTCTATCCGGAAGAGTGGGACCTGGTCTCCCTGAGAAACAGGGTCTACGAGGCGTTCTTTTTTCACATCGACATCGATCTGCCTTCTGTAAAGGACCTTACGAGGGAAGGACTCTACGACCGCGTGCGTGAAAAAGTGGCTGCCGTGTACGAGGCCAAGGAGAAGACTTTCGGAGAGGAAGACCTTCGGGCAATCGGGCACTTTATCACCCTTAATTCCCTCGATAATCACTGGAAAGAGCACCTCCTCGCCCTCGATCACCTGAAGGAGGGCATCGGGCTCAGGGGTTACGGGCAGAAAGATCCTTTACGGGAGTACCAGAGGGAGAGCTACGAGCTCTTCATCGAAATGCTCGATCAGGTGAAGTACGACACGGTGAAGAAGATGTTCGCCGTCCAGCCTGCCCGGGGCGAAGAGCTGACCTACGAGGAGCCGGTTATGTTCACCAATAAAGGCGGCGAACCCGATATCTCGGAGAAGGAAAAGAAAATAGGAAGAAACGACCCTTGCCCGTGCGGCAGCGGACGAAAATACAAAAGGTGCTGCGGAAAATAG
- the argJ gene encoding bifunctional glutamate N-acetyltransferase/amino-acid acetyltransferase ArgJ has translation MVEGVEFAGVAAGIKGKGKNPDLGLLFFKEGMHVTSLYTRNRVKAAHILYNRKLEASPVRAVLVNSGCANACTGKEGIADLAAIGVSLAPLLDVKKEEILFASTGVIGKRLPRDVIVKALPSLAKNLKSSHLDTFSKAIMTTDTFPKVVHATFKGQKQYHMTGVAKGAGMINPLFATMLAFVVTDFPVAPAALHRTFVHAAKESFERISVDGECSTNDSILLFTGTGEGDETGFEGFRDALSSVLKELSMMVVKDGEGATRIAHIIVKGAKKKEAAEKIARRISISPLTKTAFFGADPNWGRIIAATGDAGVALIPSKIEITLQGHVLAKAGVEVPFDEEEMKNLMSGKEIEVIVDLHEGKSSFDMWTTDYTYDYIKINAAYRT, from the coding sequence ATGGTAGAAGGGGTTGAATTTGCAGGAGTAGCCGCGGGTATCAAGGGCAAGGGTAAAAACCCGGACCTCGGTCTCCTTTTTTTTAAAGAAGGCATGCACGTCACGAGCCTTTATACGAGAAACCGAGTAAAGGCCGCCCACATACTCTATAACCGGAAGCTCGAAGCGTCACCCGTAAGGGCTGTCCTGGTGAACAGCGGCTGCGCCAATGCATGTACCGGTAAAGAAGGCATCGCGGACCTCGCCGCCATAGGTGTGAGTCTGGCGCCCCTTCTCGACGTGAAAAAGGAAGAGATACTTTTTGCCTCCACCGGGGTGATCGGAAAACGGCTTCCCCGGGATGTAATAGTAAAGGCCCTCCCGTCTCTCGCGAAGAACCTCAAGTCTTCCCATCTCGACACCTTCTCCAAGGCGATTATGACCACAGACACCTTTCCTAAGGTAGTCCATGCGACCTTCAAAGGGCAGAAGCAATACCATATGACCGGTGTTGCCAAGGGAGCAGGGATGATAAACCCCCTTTTCGCCACCATGCTCGCCTTTGTGGTGACCGATTTCCCCGTTGCGCCGGCCGCACTCCACAGGACTTTCGTTCATGCGGCGAAGGAAAGCTTTGAAAGGATATCGGTGGACGGAGAATGCTCGACCAATGATTCGATACTCCTTTTCACGGGTACCGGGGAGGGGGACGAAACGGGCTTCGAGGGATTCCGGGATGCCCTGTCATCGGTCCTCAAAGAGCTTTCCATGATGGTCGTGAAGGACGGAGAGGGGGCTACGAGAATCGCTCATATTATTGTCAAAGGGGCGAAGAAGAAAGAGGCGGCAGAGAAGATCGCGCGAAGGATCTCCATCTCTCCCCTTACCAAAACGGCATTTTTCGGGGCAGACCCCAATTGGGGGCGCATTATTGCCGCGACAGGGGATGCCGGAGTTGCCCTGATCCCATCAAAGATAGAGATTACCCTTCAGGGACATGTCCTCGCGAAGGCGGGCGTTGAAGTTCCCTTTGACGAAGAGGAGATGAAAAACCTCATGAGCGGGAAAGAGATAGAGGTGATCGTTGATCTTCACGAGGGGAAATCATCCTTTGACATGTGGACCACGGATTACACCTACGATTACATCAAGATTAACGCGGCCTACAGGACCTGA
- a CDS encoding hemerythrin domain-containing protein: protein MALMAWNDNMSVNIKLVDGQHMKLVELLNEFHDAVKAGSARGHRHEHQALTKRTREINQRFIKGDIVTNSETLIFLRDWLTTHILGSDKKYGPFLNSKGVY, encoded by the coding sequence ATGGCATTGATGGCATGGAACGACAATATGAGCGTCAATATAAAGCTGGTGGACGGCCAGCACATGAAACTCGTTGAGCTGCTCAATGAATTTCATGATGCCGTGAAAGCCGGAAGCGCGCGGGGGCACAGGCACGAGCATCAGGCCCTGACGAAAAGAACGCGGGAGATCAATCAGCGCTTCATAAAGGGGGATATCGTGACCAATTCCGAGACCCTGATATTTTTGAGGGACTGGCTTACCACCCACATCCTGGGTTCGGATAAAAAATACGGTCCTTTCCTGAATTCCAAAGGGGTATACTGA
- a CDS encoding Yip1 family protein codes for MELVERAKAIILKPRETWETIRSEKVTVAELFTSYACILAVIPSVASFIGLSLIGIGVPFIGWWRQPVIHGIGHIVLSYILSLAGVLITTYIAAMVAPHFGSRRDMTAAAKAVVYSFTPVWVAGILNIFPPLGTISWILGLYSLYLLFLGLPLMMETPAEKKTGYVVVVVAVTILVMITISIMGGLFLAGARVAGMAGGL; via the coding sequence ATGGAGTTGGTTGAAAGAGCAAAGGCGATCATATTGAAACCCCGCGAAACATGGGAGACAATCAGGTCGGAAAAAGTAACGGTGGCGGAGCTTTTCACCTCCTACGCATGCATCCTTGCCGTCATTCCCTCGGTCGCATCCTTTATCGGCCTTTCATTGATCGGGATCGGAGTGCCTTTCATCGGCTGGTGGAGGCAGCCCGTCATTCACGGCATCGGCCACATTGTCCTTTCCTATATCCTCTCCCTTGCGGGCGTCTTGATCACTACCTATATCGCCGCCATGGTGGCCCCTCATTTCGGCTCGAGACGAGATATGACCGCGGCTGCGAAAGCGGTGGTTTACTCTTTTACCCCGGTCTGGGTTGCGGGAATTCTGAATATCTTTCCCCCTTTGGGGACGATCTCCTGGATATTGGGACTCTACTCCCTTTATCTTCTCTTTCTCGGACTCCCCCTTATGATGGAGACGCCTGCGGAAAAAAAGACGGGTTATGTGGTGGTCGTGGTGGCGGTCACGATTCTCGTGATGATCACCATATCGATCATGGGAGGGCTCTTTCTGGCCGGCGCCAGGGTGGCGGGGATGGCAGGGGGATTATAG
- a CDS encoding lysophospholipid acyltransferase family protein, whose product MRRTIPLLNLIFATVSLSLVALLISPFDRRGERVNKLGRLWATLHLKACGIRVSLEGAENLSDPPYIIMCNHQSTLDIFALLSSVRLSFKWIAKKELFSVPFLGWALKAGRNIPMDRAHPRKALTSVNMAAAMIQEGMNIIIFPEGTWSTDGVLLPFKKGGFSLAQRTGVPIVPVGIKGTGPLQPEGCFVPKGRGTIEIRIGSPIPVTGKGPPARSRLLHEVRGHIERLTGI is encoded by the coding sequence ATGAGAAGAACTATCCCTCTCCTCAACCTCATTTTCGCTACCGTCTCTTTGTCTCTTGTCGCCCTTCTGATCTCCCCCTTCGATCGCAGGGGGGAAAGAGTCAACAAGCTGGGCCGGCTCTGGGCAACTCTACATCTCAAGGCCTGCGGCATCAGGGTCTCCCTGGAGGGGGCCGAGAACCTGTCCGACCCTCCCTATATTATTATGTGCAATCATCAAAGCACCCTCGATATCTTCGCCCTCCTCTCATCGGTCCGCCTGTCCTTCAAATGGATCGCCAAGAAAGAACTCTTCTCCGTGCCTTTCCTGGGCTGGGCGTTAAAAGCCGGTAGGAATATCCCCATGGACAGGGCGCATCCGCGAAAGGCCCTGACCTCCGTAAACATGGCAGCGGCCATGATACAGGAAGGAATGAACATCATCATCTTTCCGGAAGGGACGTGGAGCACGGACGGCGTGCTTCTGCCCTTCAAGAAGGGCGGCTTCTCCCTTGCCCAGCGCACCGGCGTCCCCATAGTCCCCGTGGGGATCAAGGGAACAGGCCCCCTGCAGCCGGAAGGATGCTTTGTCCCCAAGGGAAGAGGGACGATCGAGATACGCATCGGAAGCCCGATCCCGGTCACCGGAAAGGGCCCTCCCGCAAGGAGCCGCCTCCTCCACGAGGTGCGCGGCCATATCGAGCGCCTGACGGGAATTTAA
- a CDS encoding HD domain-containing protein has protein sequence MRSSIERGGLMETVYDRICEAAKAYLDTRQNEVHTSICCGFARRLLAGYPDAREGVVLPAVMLHDVGWKMVPEEKQLGAFGPKANDVEALRLHEVEGARIAGEILRSLGYDGDNTEEIMAIIDGHDSRHYATSLNDSLVKDSDKLWRYTPTGVGIDHIRFNIERGSYLEWLGGTIDGWLFLPLARAMAKEAFEMSMAQKG, from the coding sequence ATGAGAAGCAGTATTGAGCGGGGAGGACTTATGGAAACCGTATATGACCGGATATGTGAGGCGGCGAAGGCGTATCTCGATACGCGCCAGAATGAGGTGCATACTTCCATTTGCTGCGGATTTGCGCGACGGCTGCTCGCCGGTTATCCGGATGCGCGCGAGGGTGTGGTCCTGCCCGCGGTGATGCTCCATGATGTGGGGTGGAAAATGGTGCCTGAGGAGAAGCAGCTCGGCGCGTTCGGGCCTAAGGCCAACGATGTGGAGGCCCTGAGGCTCCATGAAGTAGAGGGGGCGCGGATCGCGGGAGAAATACTGAGGTCGCTCGGCTATGACGGAGATAACACAGAGGAGATTATGGCCATTATCGACGGCCATGATTCGCGCCATTATGCAACCTCACTTAACGACTCGCTGGTGAAGGACTCGGATAAGCTCTGGCGGTATACACCTACAGGCGTAGGAATCGATCATATCCGGTTTAATATCGAGAGGGGAAGCTACCTCGAATGGCTCGGGGGGACGATCGACGGGTGGCTCTTTTTGCCCCTTGCCAGGGCTATGGCGAAAGAGGCCTTTGAAATGAGTATGGCCCAAAAGGGCTGA
- a CDS encoding GAF domain-containing protein encodes MTSEMYTQPTQRGFGRRKEDRLVRDLLRVGQIITSEIDMEALFKIIIDETCHIMEVEHCAIFVHDKREDELWSFFRAKAGKFRTSPSPDSGLAGWVFTHREPVIVNNLRSDPRFCPESGAMGDLNGRNLIAVPLINREKQCIGVYQAVNKKGADGEPADFSDGDLELFSSLSSFVVIATENSKVYEELKLLDKTKERVIHHISHEMKTPLTILSVALNKTAAKLYEGNMETVTRLLNMGRRNMDRLMRLQEKIDDIVNKRVFDQELLIMDVIEDAFSLVEILKEQQNEHQDVLEQIAHHIDSFYRIPEVNYENIPLHDFLNAIIDETMEKAHQRSLEILTYLEEGTSIYMDREILTKICAGLLKNAIENTPDEGMIEVRSLISNQGLVIEVRDYGVGITDENQDVVFGGFFHTQDTPSYSSKQPFDFNAGGSGADLLRIKAFSERLGFCVTMRSSRCKKIPGDADACPGAISRCLNKNGAGEFSCMDSGGSTFSVRFPRKFIADTARLTP; translated from the coding sequence ATGACGTCCGAAATGTATACTCAACCGACGCAAAGAGGCTTTGGGAGAAGGAAAGAGGACCGGCTCGTAAGGGATCTCCTCAGGGTGGGCCAGATCATCACCTCTGAAATCGATATGGAGGCCCTCTTCAAAATCATTATAGACGAAACCTGCCACATAATGGAAGTGGAGCACTGCGCCATCTTCGTCCACGATAAAAGAGAAGACGAGCTATGGTCATTTTTTCGCGCAAAGGCAGGTAAATTCAGGACATCCCCCTCGCCCGATTCGGGCCTGGCGGGCTGGGTCTTCACTCACCGGGAGCCGGTTATCGTGAATAACCTGAGGTCGGACCCGCGCTTTTGCCCGGAATCGGGCGCCATGGGAGACCTCAACGGAAGAAACCTGATCGCGGTGCCCCTTATCAATAGGGAGAAACAGTGTATCGGCGTCTACCAGGCGGTTAATAAAAAAGGAGCCGACGGCGAACCTGCCGATTTCAGCGACGGCGACCTCGAACTCTTCTCTTCCCTTTCCTCCTTTGTGGTGATCGCCACGGAAAACTCGAAGGTATATGAGGAGCTTAAACTCCTCGACAAGACGAAGGAGCGGGTAATACATCATATCTCTCATGAAATGAAGACCCCCCTCACGATCCTGTCGGTGGCCCTCAATAAAACAGCCGCAAAGTTATACGAAGGGAATATGGAGACGGTGACGAGGCTGCTCAACATGGGGAGAAGGAACATGGATCGCCTCATGCGCCTTCAGGAGAAGATTGACGACATAGTGAACAAGAGAGTATTCGATCAGGAACTTCTCATTATGGACGTTATTGAAGACGCCTTCAGCCTTGTCGAAATCCTCAAAGAACAGCAGAATGAGCATCAGGATGTGCTGGAGCAGATTGCGCACCATATCGATTCTTTTTACCGCATCCCCGAAGTGAATTACGAGAATATCCCCCTCCATGATTTTCTCAACGCCATCATCGATGAAACCATGGAAAAGGCCCATCAAAGGTCTCTCGAGATACTTACTTATCTGGAAGAGGGGACTTCGATTTACATGGATAGGGAGATATTGACAAAAATATGCGCCGGGTTACTCAAAAATGCGATCGAAAACACCCCTGACGAAGGAATGATCGAGGTGCGTTCCCTCATCTCGAACCAGGGCCTCGTGATCGAGGTACGGGATTATGGGGTGGGTATTACGGATGAGAACCAGGACGTCGTATTCGGCGGCTTTTTCCATACCCAGGACACGCCCTCATATTCATCCAAACAACCTTTTGATTTCAATGCCGGGGGTTCGGGCGCCGACCTGCTCAGAATAAAGGCCTTTTCCGAAAGGCTCGGTTTCTGCGTCACCATGAGAAGCAGCAGGTGCAAAAAGATACCGGGAGACGCGGATGCATGCCCGGGGGCAATCAGCAGGTGTCTCAATAAAAACGGGGCCGGTGAATTCAGCTGCATGGATTCGGGAGGAAGCACCTTTTCAGTCCGGTTTCCGCGCAAATTCATTGCTGACACCGCGAGGCTCACGCCCTGA
- the mscL gene encoding large conductance mechanosensitive channel protein MscL: protein MLKEFKEFVTKGNVVDLAVGIVIGAAFGKIVSSFVTDVLMPPVGLLLGKVDFSNLFINLSGTPYETLSEAKKAGAATLNYGIFINTCIDFVIIAFAVFLIIRLINRMRRVEAAAPDTKECPYCMSKIPLNATRCPQCTSEV, encoded by the coding sequence ATGCTCAAAGAATTCAAGGAATTCGTGACAAAGGGAAACGTGGTCGACCTGGCGGTGGGCATTGTGATCGGCGCCGCCTTCGGGAAGATCGTCTCATCTTTCGTGACTGACGTGCTCATGCCCCCCGTGGGTCTCCTTCTGGGGAAAGTGGACTTCAGCAACTTATTCATAAACCTCTCAGGAACACCTTACGAAACGTTGAGTGAGGCGAAAAAAGCCGGCGCCGCGACTCTCAATTACGGGATATTCATCAACACCTGCATCGATTTTGTGATCATCGCCTTCGCCGTGTTCCTCATCATACGCCTGATAAACCGGATGAGGCGGGTCGAGGCCGCTGCCCCGGACACAAAGGAATGCCCCTACTGCATGTCAAAAATTCCCCTCAATGCCACCCGCTGCCCCCAATGCACGTCGGAGGTGTGA
- a CDS encoding DUF4197 domain-containing protein, translated as MKKTALFFFVLLFCTLWFSFGHAAGFEDLMKGRKLPSTIPSTVPSGSSQDNATTASGLKEALQVGTDNAVKSVSKPNGYFSNSLIKILMPDKIQRVADALGKMGYQKQVDDFVLSMNRAAEKAAPKATALFMDAIKSMTFDDAQKILKGGDTAATQFFKQKTSSKLYAEFKPVVSSTMDQVGVTRSYKEMMGKAESVPFLPKESVDLDHYVTNKSLDGLFTMVGQEEKKIRTDPAARVTDLLKTTFGK; from the coding sequence ATGAAAAAAACCGCCCTCTTCTTTTTTGTGCTCTTATTCTGTACCCTCTGGTTTTCCTTTGGCCACGCCGCCGGCTTCGAAGACTTGATGAAGGGCAGAAAGCTCCCTTCCACCATTCCTTCCACCGTCCCTTCGGGTTCGAGCCAGGATAATGCCACCACTGCATCGGGCCTCAAAGAGGCCCTTCAGGTGGGCACTGATAATGCCGTGAAGTCGGTTTCAAAACCCAACGGGTATTTCAGCAACAGTCTCATTAAGATCCTTATGCCCGACAAGATCCAGCGGGTGGCGGATGCACTGGGGAAAATGGGGTACCAGAAACAGGTCGACGACTTCGTCCTCAGCATGAACCGGGCAGCGGAGAAGGCGGCACCCAAGGCGACGGCCTTGTTCATGGACGCCATAAAAAGCATGACCTTCGACGATGCGCAGAAGATCCTCAAAGGAGGCGATACGGCAGCCACACAGTTCTTCAAGCAGAAGACGTCGAGTAAGCTTTATGCAGAGTTCAAGCCCGTGGTCTCCTCGACCATGGATCAGGTGGGCGTGACCCGCTCGTACAAGGAAATGATGGGCAAAGCCGAGTCCGTTCCCTTCCTGCCGAAAGAGTCGGTCGACCTCGACCATTATGTGACCAATAAGTCCCTTGATGGTCTCTTTACCATGGTAGGCCAGGAGGAAAAGAAGATCAGGACCGATCCCGCCGCGAGGGTAACGGACCTTTTGAAGACGACTTTCGGGAAATAA
- a CDS encoding SDR family NAD(P)-dependent oxidoreductase has protein sequence MKLKDRVALVTAAAGAGIGRAIAAGLAKEGARVVVSDAHEDRSIAAAAAIGDEFNVDTLGLRCDVTDRSEVDHMVGRVLERFGRIDILVNNAGTNRPCQVAEMTDDVWDLVVNTSLKGTFYCCRAVLPSMMKQNSGRIVSITSVAGFMGLKAGHAHYAAAKAGVMAFTRCLAMEAAPHYITANTIAPSFIYNEFIPRIYPEDEIERMYENIPYPRKGTPEDVANTVLFLVSDEGEYVTGQTICVTGGSWMR, from the coding sequence ATGAAACTTAAGGATAGAGTCGCGTTAGTGACCGCCGCCGCAGGGGCGGGCATCGGCCGGGCGATTGCCGCCGGACTGGCGAAGGAAGGGGCCCGCGTGGTCGTCTCCGATGCCCATGAAGACAGGAGCATTGCCGCAGCCGCGGCCATAGGGGATGAGTTCAATGTCGATACCCTGGGGCTCCGGTGCGACGTGACCGACAGGAGCGAGGTCGACCACATGGTTGGAAGGGTGCTCGAGCGGTTCGGCAGGATCGATATCCTCGTCAATAATGCGGGGACCAACCGTCCGTGCCAGGTGGCCGAAATGACGGACGACGTGTGGGACCTGGTGGTCAATACGTCCCTCAAGGGAACCTTCTATTGCTGCCGGGCCGTATTGCCCTCGATGATGAAACAGAACTCGGGACGCATCGTGAGCATCACTTCGGTGGCGGGGTTTATGGGTCTGAAAGCGGGTCACGCCCATTATGCGGCTGCAAAGGCGGGCGTCATGGCCTTTACCCGCTGTCTTGCCATGGAGGCCGCCCCTCATTACATCACGGCCAATACCATTGCGCCCAGTTTTATCTATAACGAATTTATCCCCCGTATTTATCCTGAAGATGAGATAGAGAGGATGTATGAGAACATACCCTACCCCCGGAAAGGGACGCCCGAGGATGTGGCGAATACGGTGCTTTTTCTCGTTTCCGACGAAGGTGAATATGTAACCGGCCAGACCATCTGCGTGACCGGCGGAAGCTGGATGAGGTGA